The proteins below come from a single Caldanaerobius fijiensis DSM 17918 genomic window:
- a CDS encoding ECF transporter S component, which yields MNKGVNVDVRFITRTALLLALTIIVQFLKMPQLITGSAVNAMLIISAGVVGVWSGISIGLLTPIIAFIVGIMGFPVLIPFIMVGNGLYVWLYSCIKNKIIGFIAGSLIKFLWLSASVKYVLQWFGIKVPVKIVQAFTLPQLFTAVVGGIIGITIVTILNAYFKKSQS from the coding sequence ATGAATAAAGGCGTAAATGTCGATGTGCGGTTTATTACCAGGACGGCGTTGTTGCTTGCCCTTACGATAATTGTGCAGTTTTTGAAAATGCCACAGCTGATAACGGGTTCAGCAGTGAACGCTATGCTGATAATATCAGCTGGGGTTGTAGGCGTATGGTCAGGCATATCCATAGGTTTGTTGACGCCTATAATAGCGTTCATAGTGGGAATTATGGGTTTTCCCGTACTTATTCCCTTTATAATGGTGGGCAATGGCCTTTATGTTTGGCTGTACTCCTGTATTAAAAACAAGATAATAGGATTTATTGCAGGAAGCCTTATCAAATTTCTCTGGCTGTCAGCATCTGTTAAATACGTACTCCAGTGGTTTGGTATCAAGGTTCCTGTGAAGATTGTGCAGGCATTTACACTACCGCAATTGTTTACGGCTGTCGTCGGAGGTATAATCGGCATCACAATAGTAACGATTTTAAACGCTTATTTCAAAAAATCCCAGTCCTAG